A window from Sediminispirochaeta bajacaliforniensis DSM 16054 encodes these proteins:
- a CDS encoding MBL fold metallo-hydrolase, whose protein sequence is MRYSILGSGSNANAYLFEHDGEAFLFDNGFSLKELTRRAESSGFDLSQLKFIFLTHIHDDHLRGVAPLSRRYHLPVVAHGELDLGRYIKGDIEQKLDIRTGREYKTGALRFEAFPTSHDAPHSMGYHFTLAGTTFTILTDTGLTSEVMTRYAESSDVLFLEANYDETLLESCSYPRFLKKRIASDKGHLSNSAAVQFLNNLSPESMLSSVYFCHLSGNSNNPELLAHHVKESLEWKGRYRILKKGERFVPAAAENWEERNL, encoded by the coding sequence ATGCGTTATTCGATTCTCGGGAGCGGATCGAATGCGAACGCCTATCTGTTCGAGCATGATGGAGAAGCTTTTCTGTTCGATAACGGTTTTTCTCTTAAGGAGTTGACCAGGCGTGCGGAATCTTCGGGGTTCGATCTATCGCAATTAAAATTTATATTTCTTACCCATATTCATGATGACCATCTTAGGGGAGTAGCACCACTGTCCCGTCGTTATCATCTGCCGGTGGTAGCTCATGGTGAACTTGATCTCGGCCGCTATATTAAGGGGGATATTGAACAGAAGCTCGATATCAGGACCGGTCGGGAATATAAAACCGGAGCCTTACGCTTCGAAGCCTTTCCAACCAGTCACGATGCCCCGCATTCGATGGGCTACCATTTTACCCTTGCCGGAACAACGTTTACGATTCTGACCGATACGGGGCTTACCTCGGAAGTCATGACAAGATATGCAGAATCTTCGGATGTGTTGTTTCTTGAAGCAAACTACGATGAGACATTGCTTGAAAGTTGTTCTTATCCACGGTTCCTTAAAAAACGTATTGCATCAGATAAAGGACATTTATCGAATAGTGCTGCCGTTCAGTTTCTGAATAACCTTTCTCCCGAGTCTATGCTTTCATCGGTCTATTTCTGCCATCTTTCCGGGAACAGCAATAATCCGGAACTCCTTGCGCATCATGTGAAAGAGAGTCTCGAGTGGAAGGGGCGTTACCGAATTCTAAAAAAAGGTGAACGTTTTGTGCCCGCCGCCGCGGAGAATTGGGAGGAACGAAACCTATGA
- a CDS encoding arsenate reductase family protein has translation MIQIIGSKKCRATKKAKRFFSERGIGFQDFDLKTHRLSPGELSNIAKSVPPEELIDSDGDFYRKAGYQWREYDPLEEILEHPELLKTPVVRAAGSAVCGDAPNVWSEFVRREKG, from the coding sequence ATGATTCAGATAATCGGCAGTAAGAAATGTCGTGCCACAAAAAAGGCTAAACGTTTTTTTAGTGAGCGTGGTATCGGCTTCCAGGATTTTGATCTGAAAACGCACAGGCTTTCTCCCGGAGAACTCTCGAATATAGCTAAATCGGTTCCTCCCGAGGAACTTATCGATAGTGACGGTGATTTTTACCGCAAGGCGGGGTATCAGTGGAGGGAGTATGATCCCCTTGAAGAGATCCTTGAGCATCCCGAGCTTTTAAAGACGCCGGTAGTGCGTGCCGCCGGTAGTGCTGTCTGCGGGGATGCTCCCAATGTATGGAGTGAGTTTGTCCGTCGGGAAAAGGGGTAG